The following proteins are co-located in the Bosea sp. AS-1 genome:
- a CDS encoding sugar ABC transporter permease, whose translation MPRSAFLDLARPSRRHWLGYLLLLPAVLLIGLIIAYPLFVSVDLSFQNVGIPRLDQPRRPFTTANYERLFASSEFWNASWTTLKLVVIVSFFCFLLGLGTALLVNNRFKGQSVARLLVALPWAVPEVVAVVVFAWIFDSSFGLMNWVFIRLGLVDTTINWFSSPEAAFAVVCTTMVWKGYPFVSIMMLAGLQSIPEDFYNAARVDGANAWQRLINITLPSLMPVLGVTLILVMLWVFRDFSIIYVMTGGGPLKATQTLSIMTYEQAFGFFKMGYASAIGVVTLIICVIASRLMMGRAPENI comes from the coding sequence ATGCCCCGATCCGCTTTTCTCGATCTGGCGCGGCCCAGCCGTCGCCATTGGCTCGGCTACCTCCTGCTCCTCCCGGCGGTGCTGCTGATCGGGCTGATCATCGCCTATCCGCTCTTCGTCTCCGTCGACCTTTCCTTCCAGAATGTCGGCATCCCGCGGCTCGACCAGCCGCGACGGCCCTTCACCACGGCCAATTACGAGCGGCTCTTCGCCTCGTCGGAATTCTGGAACGCAAGCTGGACCACGCTGAAGCTCGTGGTGATCGTCTCGTTCTTCTGCTTCCTGCTGGGTCTCGGCACCGCGCTCCTCGTCAACAACCGCTTCAAGGGGCAGTCCGTCGCGCGCCTGCTCGTCGCCCTGCCCTGGGCGGTGCCGGAGGTCGTCGCGGTCGTGGTCTTCGCCTGGATCTTCGATTCGTCCTTCGGCCTGATGAACTGGGTCTTCATCCGCCTTGGCCTCGTCGATACCACGATCAACTGGTTCTCCTCGCCCGAAGCCGCCTTCGCCGTCGTCTGCACAACCATGGTCTGGAAGGGCTATCCCTTCGTTTCGATCATGATGCTGGCCGGGTTGCAGTCGATTCCGGAGGACTTCTACAACGCCGCCCGCGTCGACGGCGCCAATGCCTGGCAGCGGCTGATCAACATCACCCTGCCCTCGCTGATGCCAGTACTCGGCGTCACGCTGATCCTGGTGATGCTCTGGGTCTTCCGCGACTTCTCGATCATCTACGTGATGACCGGGGGCGGCCCGCTGAAGGCGACGCAGACCCTTTCCATCATGACCTACGAGCAGGCCTTCGGCTTCTTCAAGATGGGCTACGCCTCGGCGATCGGCGTCGTCACCCTGATCATCTGCGTCATCGCGAGCCGGCTGATGATGGGCCGGGCGCCCGAGAATATCTGA
- a CDS encoding aminotransferase class V-fold PLP-dependent enzyme: MTRSDIRPSLGLRPVINVSGTMTALGASIVGPEAIAAMTAILPEFVEIDDLQKKASAVIARLCGAEAGFVTASCSAGITLAIAGAMTGADLAAVERLPDTTGLKNEVVVMMGHMVGYGAPVDQAIRLAGAKVVPVGQATNARAYQLEGAINDRTAAALYVVSHHTVQYGLMPLDEFAAVCHARGVPVIVDAASEYDLKGFLAAGADIALYSSHKFLGGPTGGIVAGARDLVRATFVQNSGIGRGMKVGKESILGTIAALEAWETRDHAGIRARERAALELWQARFASHPGVTATIIPDPTNNPLDRLQLSLDPEEARITAWDLADQLARGAPPIIVRDHEVEHGHFFLDPCNLHPGEEHVVADRIDAELETARKRNEATAGSLLERRNRRTASLAKWPG, translated from the coding sequence ATGACACGCTCCGATATTCGGCCCAGCCTTGGCCTGCGGCCGGTCATCAACGTCTCCGGCACGATGACGGCACTCGGCGCATCGATCGTCGGCCCCGAGGCGATCGCGGCCATGACGGCGATCCTTCCCGAATTCGTGGAGATCGACGATCTGCAGAAGAAGGCGAGCGCGGTCATCGCGCGCCTGTGCGGGGCCGAAGCCGGTTTCGTCACCGCCTCCTGCTCGGCCGGTATCACGCTCGCGATCGCAGGAGCGATGACAGGTGCCGATCTCGCCGCGGTCGAGCGGCTGCCCGATACGACGGGCCTCAAGAACGAGGTCGTGGTGATGATGGGTCACATGGTCGGTTACGGCGCGCCCGTCGACCAGGCGATCCGCCTGGCGGGCGCCAAGGTGGTTCCGGTCGGGCAGGCGACGAATGCGCGGGCCTATCAGCTCGAAGGCGCGATCAACGATCGCACGGCGGCGGCACTCTATGTCGTCTCGCACCACACGGTGCAGTACGGCCTGATGCCGCTCGACGAGTTCGCTGCCGTCTGTCATGCGCGCGGTGTGCCCGTGATCGTGGATGCCGCTTCGGAATACGATCTCAAGGGGTTCCTGGCCGCTGGCGCCGATATCGCGCTCTATTCCTCCCACAAGTTCCTCGGCGGCCCGACCGGCGGCATCGTCGCCGGCGCGCGCGATCTGGTGCGGGCCACCTTCGTGCAGAACAGCGGCATCGGCCGCGGCATGAAAGTGGGCAAGGAGAGCATCCTCGGCACCATCGCCGCGCTCGAGGCCTGGGAGACGCGCGATCATGCCGGCATCCGGGCTCGCGAACGCGCGGCGCTCGAGCTGTGGCAGGCACGCTTCGCTTCCCATCCTGGCGTGACGGCCACGATCATCCCGGATCCGACCAACAATCCGCTGGATCGGTTGCAGCTCTCGCTCGATCCCGAGGAGGCCCGCATTACCGCCTGGGACCTCGCCGACCAGCTCGCCCGCGGCGCGCCACCGATCATCGTGCGCGACCATGAGGTCGAGCATGGCCATTTCTTCCTCGACCCCTGCAATCTGCATCCGGGGGAGGAGCACGTCGTCGCCGACCGGATCGACGCCGAGCTCGAGACCGCGCGCAAGCGCAACGAGGCGACAGCCGGCTCGCTTCTGGAGAGGCGCAACCGCCGGACGGCCTCCCTGGCGAAATGGCCGGGGTGA
- a CDS encoding ABC transporter ATP-binding protein, with product MAGISIEHVTKSYGSLQVLKDFSLEITDGEFVVFVGPSGCGKSTMLKILAGLEDATSGTVRIGGRDVTDLAPGDRDIAMVFQNYALYPHLTVARNMGFGLKMRGMPAAEIDRRVSEAAQVLGVAHLLDRKPKALSGGQRQRVALGRAIVREPRAFLMDEPLSNLDAKLRVHTRAEISALHQRLRTTTIYVTHDQTEAMTMADRIVIMRDGTIQQIADPDTMFRKPANLFVAGFIGSPGMNFFRAALTGTRKARLLGREIELPLAKEHGAGDVLVGLRPEYLSAGTGGPVTFEATPRLVESLGSEKYLYLDLPEENRAALTDAGSDDRRADQFIARVMDSAPIEEGRPMPLSFDPARLHLFDAQTHLALN from the coding sequence ATGGCCGGCATCAGCATCGAACACGTCACGAAATCCTACGGCTCGCTGCAGGTCCTGAAGGACTTCTCGCTGGAGATCACGGACGGCGAGTTCGTCGTCTTCGTCGGGCCGTCCGGCTGCGGCAAGTCGACCATGCTGAAGATCCTCGCCGGCCTCGAGGACGCGACCTCGGGTACCGTCAGGATCGGCGGCCGCGACGTCACCGATCTCGCGCCGGGCGATCGCGACATCGCCATGGTCTTCCAGAACTACGCGCTCTACCCGCATCTGACGGTCGCGCGGAACATGGGCTTCGGCCTGAAGATGCGCGGCATGCCGGCAGCCGAGATCGACCGGCGGGTCAGCGAGGCCGCACAGGTCCTCGGCGTCGCTCATCTGCTCGACCGCAAGCCGAAGGCACTCTCCGGCGGACAGCGCCAGCGCGTCGCGCTCGGCCGCGCCATCGTGCGCGAACCACGGGCCTTCCTGATGGACGAGCCGCTCTCCAATCTCGACGCGAAGCTGCGCGTCCACACCCGCGCCGAGATATCCGCACTGCACCAGCGCCTCAGGACCACGACGATCTACGTCACACACGACCAGACCGAGGCGATGACGATGGCCGACCGCATCGTCATCATGCGCGATGGCACGATCCAGCAGATCGCCGATCCCGACACGATGTTCCGCAAGCCGGCCAATCTCTTCGTCGCCGGCTTCATCGGCTCGCCAGGCATGAATTTCTTTCGCGCCGCCCTGACCGGAACGCGCAAGGCCCGGCTGCTTGGACGCGAGATCGAACTGCCTCTCGCGAAGGAACACGGTGCGGGCGACGTGCTGGTCGGCCTGAGGCCCGAATATCTCAGCGCCGGCACCGGCGGACCCGTTACCTTCGAGGCAACGCCGCGACTCGTCGAAAGCCTCGGCAGTGAGAAATACCTTTATCTCGACCTGCCCGAAGAGAATCGCGCCGCCCTCACGGATGCCGGAAGCGACGACCGCCGGGCCGACCAGTTCATCGCCCGCGTCATGGACTCGGCTCCCATCGAAGAAGGCCGGCCGATGCCGCTCTCCTTCGATCCTGCGCGCCTCCATCTCTTCGATGCGCAGACGCATCTCGCTCTGAACTGA
- a CDS encoding mandelate racemase/muconate lactonizing enzyme family protein, with the protein MAERVAKVEIYTLTIPRETVYLGDPRPGETINEKGYIVRKGNRTVYPTMDRTVVVRLETTGGLVGWGETYGIVAPGAVIAIIDDLLGPYVVGRSPQDVVVIHEDLYDLMRVRGCTGGFYLDALAAIDIALWDLNARLVDRPLVAMLGGRRHERLPAYISGLPKRTRAERADFATEWQEKGFDSFKFAAPVADDGNVAEIATLRERLGPHARIACDMHWVHTAEQAVSAIRAMEPHGLWFAEAPVKPEDVDGLAHVAAHVSTPVAAGEEWRTVYDLVPRVARRACAIVQPEMGHKGITEFMRIGQYAQAHNLSVIPHATIGMGLFMAASLHASAALSAVTCHEYQHSIFEPNRRLLTGDMDCREGFYSLPTGPGLGVAPSEEALGLLVKH; encoded by the coding sequence ATGGCCGAGCGCGTCGCCAAGGTCGAAATCTACACGCTGACGATCCCGCGCGAGACCGTCTATCTCGGCGATCCGCGCCCCGGCGAAACCATCAACGAGAAGGGCTACATCGTCCGCAAGGGCAACCGCACGGTCTATCCGACGATGGATCGCACGGTGGTGGTCCGGCTGGAGACCACGGGTGGGCTCGTCGGCTGGGGCGAGACCTATGGCATCGTCGCACCCGGCGCCGTCATCGCCATCATCGACGATCTGCTCGGCCCCTATGTCGTCGGCCGCTCCCCGCAGGATGTCGTGGTGATCCACGAGGATCTCTACGATCTGATGCGCGTGCGCGGCTGCACTGGCGGCTTCTACCTCGACGCGCTCGCGGCCATCGACATCGCGCTATGGGATCTCAACGCCCGCCTGGTCGACCGCCCCCTCGTCGCCATGCTCGGCGGGCGCCGGCATGAGCGCCTGCCGGCCTATATCTCGGGCCTGCCCAAGCGCACGCGGGCCGAGCGTGCCGATTTCGCGACCGAGTGGCAGGAAAAGGGCTTCGACAGCTTCAAGTTCGCTGCGCCCGTCGCGGATGACGGCAATGTCGCGGAGATCGCGACGCTGCGCGAGCGGCTCGGGCCCCACGCCCGGATCGCCTGCGACATGCATTGGGTCCATACGGCCGAACAGGCCGTCTCGGCCATCCGGGCGATGGAGCCGCACGGCCTCTGGTTCGCCGAGGCGCCGGTGAAGCCGGAGGATGTCGACGGCCTCGCCCATGTCGCCGCCCATGTCTCGACGCCGGTGGCCGCCGGCGAGGAGTGGCGCACCGTCTACGATCTGGTGCCGCGGGTGGCGCGGCGCGCCTGCGCCATCGTCCAGCCGGAGATGGGGCACAAAGGCATCACCGAGTTCATGCGCATCGGACAATATGCGCAGGCGCACAACCTTTCCGTCATCCCGCATGCAACGATCGGCATGGGGTTGTTCATGGCCGCGAGCCTGCATGCGAGCGCGGCGCTCTCGGCGGTCACCTGCCATGAATACCAGCACTCGATCTTCGAGCCGAACCGGCGCCTGCTCACCGGCGACATGGATTGCCGCGAGGGCTTCTACAGCTTGCCGACGGGCCCAGGCCTCGGCGTCGCGCCATCCGAGGAGGCGCTGGGCCTGCTTGTGAAACACTGA
- a CDS encoding dihydrodipicolinate synthase family protein gives MPPALAGILPVLPTPFAADGAIDPAALGRVTAFALNAGAAGVVFPGFASEVDNLTGDERETLLREVVRVVAGRVPVVAGASAPSAAEAIGYCRQARELGIAHVMIQAPKSVGVDKAAVAAFYREITEAVPELEIVLQNAPAPRGSDLKPDVLIEIVRGNPAITYLKEETIPAGPAITTILRDKPPHLKGVLGGGGARYIIDEYVRGACGAMPAAEFTDVHAALDRAFREGATGTARDLYMRTLPLLLIQANLRMAFTKYVLTRRGILTNQVCRAPLPALDAIERTEIDAWLARIADLLTPTASLQAAE, from the coding sequence ATGCCCCCTGCTCTTGCCGGCATCCTTCCTGTCCTGCCAACGCCGTTTGCAGCGGACGGTGCGATCGACCCAGCCGCCTTGGGGCGCGTCACAGCCTTCGCGCTGAACGCAGGTGCGGCGGGCGTGGTGTTTCCCGGCTTCGCCAGCGAGGTCGACAACCTGACCGGCGATGAACGGGAAACTCTGTTGCGGGAGGTCGTTCGCGTCGTCGCCGGCCGGGTGCCTGTGGTAGCCGGGGCGAGCGCGCCCTCGGCAGCGGAGGCGATCGGATACTGCCGGCAGGCCCGCGAACTGGGCATCGCCCATGTCATGATCCAGGCGCCGAAATCCGTCGGCGTCGACAAGGCCGCCGTCGCGGCGTTCTACCGGGAGATCACGGAAGCGGTGCCCGAGCTCGAGATCGTGCTGCAGAACGCCCCCGCCCCGCGCGGTTCGGACCTGAAGCCTGACGTGCTGATCGAGATCGTCCGCGGCAATCCCGCCATCACCTATCTCAAGGAAGAAACGATCCCGGCGGGGCCCGCCATCACCACGATCCTCAGGGACAAGCCTCCGCATCTCAAAGGCGTGCTAGGTGGCGGCGGAGCGCGCTACATCATCGACGAATATGTTCGCGGTGCCTGCGGCGCGATGCCGGCAGCGGAGTTCACCGATGTCCACGCGGCACTGGACCGCGCCTTCCGCGAGGGGGCGACCGGCACGGCCCGCGATCTCTACATGCGGACCCTGCCGCTCTTGCTGATCCAGGCCAATCTGCGCATGGCCTTCACCAAATATGTGCTGACCCGTCGCGGCATCCTGACCAATCAGGTCTGCCGTGCCCCGCTGCCAGCCCTCGATGCGATCGAGCGCACCGAGATCGATGCCTGGCTCGCGCGCATCGCGGATCTGCTGACGCCGACAGCCTCGCTCCAGGCCGCGGAATAA
- a CDS encoding carbohydrate ABC transporter permease, with protein MKRKLPASALLYVVVVLTCALLVFPIYWLIVTALATPAELRALPPTFWPTAPRWGVFAEIIEQRPILLWLGNSTLAAAGAVTLSMLVSVLAGYSLSRFRVRGGPSLGLFILTAKMLPATLLVIPLFGIFRMTGMIGSLWSIILAHATLIVPFTTWMLKGYFDTIPRELEQAAMVDGCSPLGAMVRVILPVSAPGLAATALYGFVLSWSDYAYARTFLTNAQTNWTANLGLTTMKGEYVSNWADISAAALIVAVPVLLIYLFLERYLVGGLTAGAEK; from the coding sequence ATGAAGCGCAAGCTCCCCGCATCCGCCCTGCTCTATGTCGTCGTGGTCCTCACCTGCGCGCTGCTGGTCTTTCCGATCTACTGGCTGATCGTGACCGCACTGGCGACACCGGCCGAACTTCGGGCGTTGCCGCCGACCTTCTGGCCAACCGCGCCGCGCTGGGGCGTTTTCGCCGAAATCATCGAGCAGCGTCCGATCCTGCTGTGGCTCGGCAATTCGACGCTGGCTGCGGCGGGCGCGGTAACGCTGTCGATGCTGGTTTCGGTGCTGGCGGGCTACAGCCTGTCACGCTTCCGGGTGCGCGGCGGCCCCTCGCTCGGCCTCTTCATCCTCACCGCCAAGATGCTGCCGGCGACGCTGCTCGTCATCCCCCTCTTCGGCATCTTCCGGATGACCGGGATGATCGGCTCGCTGTGGTCGATCATCCTCGCCCACGCCACACTGATCGTGCCCTTCACCACCTGGATGCTGAAGGGCTATTTCGACACCATCCCGCGCGAGCTGGAACAGGCGGCGATGGTCGATGGCTGCTCGCCGCTGGGCGCGATGGTCAGGGTCATTCTGCCGGTCTCGGCGCCGGGGCTGGCGGCGACCGCGCTCTACGGTTTCGTCCTGTCCTGGTCGGACTATGCCTATGCCCGCACCTTCCTGACCAATGCCCAGACCAACTGGACCGCCAATCTCGGGCTGACGACGATGAAGGGCGAATACGTCTCCAACTGGGCCGATATCTCGGCTGCCGCCCTGATCGTCGCCGTGCCGGTCCTCCTGATCTACCTCTTCCTCGAACGCTACCTCGTCGGCGGGCTGACCGCCGGCGCGGAGAAGTGA